CTGGTCGATGCTGTCGGTATTTTCACCGGCGATCTTGTCGAAGAAGGCACTGGCCTGTTCCTCGCTGACCTCGTCGGGCCGACCGGAAACGAATTCATCGCGCGAGACCGAGCCGTCGCCGTCGGTATCAAGCTTGGCGAACAATTCCGACGCATCCGGGCGGTCGCCGCCGCCTCCCATATTACCGGCCTGGGCCTGGATCATGCCCGCCTGCATGCTGGCGGCCATCTGCTGGAACGCCGTGGCCAGGTCGCTTTGACTAAGGGCGCCGCTGCCTTCACTGTCCAATTTATCGAACAGCGATCCGGCCTTGTCGGCGCTGACATCGTCGGGCGCGCCGTCGATGAATTCATCCCGCGTCACCGCGCCATCGGCATTTACGTCGATGCGGGTGAACATCTTTTCAAACTGGGCCGAGCTGAATGAGCCGAGCCCGCCGATACCACTCGTCATGGTTTTTCTCCATCGCAAGGGTAAGCCGGCAATCCGGCTCACAATTGCTTTCACGAGTGGCAAATAAAAACCATGCGCATTTTTTGAGAAAAAATTTTTTATACTGATAAAATGAAAACAAAAATAGCGGAAGCACCACAAATATGGTGTCCGTTGTTTTATTTATTGCAGAACCGTACTTTATTGGTACAAAGTTCCCCTGAGCACGCTGACCTTTGCAAGGACAGGGCCAATTCGGGTCCGGCGCAAACCCTGGCAAAATCGCAGCGACAGAAGCCCTCCTCCCCAGAAGCGGGAAAACAATGCCGGCCCCGCCGGCAATTTTTGCCGAAGCGGGCGGCAGCTTTTGCCGCTCTTTGGGGTGGAGTGCGTGATGGTGCGGGCATGGGCATGACCCCCAGCCACAGCGATGACGACCTGCTGGAACAAACCGCCAGCGGCGACCGCAGAGCCTTTCAGGCGCTGATGGATCGCCACGCCCGCGCCATGCTGGCCCTGGCCCAGCGGGTCAGCGGCAACCCGGACGACGCCGAGGAATTGGTTCAAGACGCCTTCCTGAAGGTGTGGACCATGGCGCCCAAATGGCGCCGCGATGGCGGCGCCCAGTTTTCCACCTGGCTTTACCGGGTGGTGCTCAACGGCTGCCTGGATCGCCGCCGCCGCCCGGCCTGGACCGGGCTGGACGACATGGAGGAACTGGCCGACACCAGCCCTGGCGCCGCCCAGCAGGCCAGCCGGCGCCAGACCCGCGACCTGATCCTGGCGGCGATGACGGCCATCCCCGAACGCCAGCGTGCAGCCCTGTTCCTGCATTATTTTTCCGAAATCAGTGCGCCCCAGGCGGCCCAGGTGCTGGAGGTCAGCGTCGCCGCCATGGAAGCCCTCTTGATACGGGGCAAGCGTGCGCTTAAGAATGAACTGATGCGCCGCGGCGTCACCACTATGGGAGACATGCTGTGACCCCGGATGGGCTTGACGACCTGATTCGGACCAATTTCCCCGCCCGTGACGTTGGCCCGGCCCAGGTCCAGCGGGTGATGGATGCCGTCATGGCCCGGCTGGACCAGCCGCAACCGATTACCTTCTGGCGCCGCCTGCTCGACCTGTTGTCGGAATTCACCCCACCGCCGCCCGTACTGCTGCGGCAAAGCGCGGTGCCGGTGGGTCTCGCCCTGGTGCTTGGCCTCTATGTCGGCCAATACCTGCACCAGCCGACGCAAAGCCCGGCCCTGTCGGCCCTGCTGCCCTCGTCTTCATCGCTGTTGCTGGCGGGGTATTGATGACGCGGCATCCCTGGTTTCGCTTCGTCTTGCCGGCGTCGCTGGCGCTCAACGCCTTCCTGGTCGGCATGGCCGTCACCTTGTGGCTGCGCCCTGCCCTGCCGCCACCGCCGCCGCGACCGGACGCCATCATCGCCGAAATGGCCGCCATGCTGCCCGCCGCCGATGCCGACATCCTGCGCGCCAGCTTCGCCGCCCGCGCGCCGCGCCTGGGTGATCGCCCGCACAATCGCGCCGAAACCTTCGAACGCATCCGCAACGCATTGCGGGCCGAATCGTTCGACGCCCAGGCGCTGGCGACCATCTTCGCCGAGGGCCGGCAAAACCGCGACCGCATCGACGATTCCATCGAAACGGCGTTGATCGACGCTGCTGGCAAGATGTCGACGGAAGGCCGACGCAAGCTGGCCGATTGGCGCCCGCCGTTTCCGCCGCC
This is a stretch of genomic DNA from Magnetospirillum gryphiswaldense MSR-1 v2. It encodes these proteins:
- a CDS encoding periplasmic heavy metal sensor, whose protein sequence is MTRHPWFRFVLPASLALNAFLVGMAVTLWLRPALPPPPPRPDAIIAEMAAMLPAADADILRASFAARAPRLGDRPHNRAETFERIRNALRAESFDAQALATIFAEGRQNRDRIDDSIETALIDAAGKMSTEGRRKLADWRPPFPPPPR
- a CDS encoding RNA polymerase sigma factor, which translates into the protein MTPSHSDDDLLEQTASGDRRAFQALMDRHARAMLALAQRVSGNPDDAEELVQDAFLKVWTMAPKWRRDGGAQFSTWLYRVVLNGCLDRRRRPAWTGLDDMEELADTSPGAAQQASRRQTRDLILAAMTAIPERQRAALFLHYFSEISAPQAAQVLEVSVAAMEALLIRGKRALKNELMRRGVTTMGDML